The following nucleotide sequence is from Thermoanaerobacterales bacterium.
CATGGCGACGACCACGGTGGGTGAGGTCCTGCCCGACCGGCCTGCTCTCGCCGCGGGCGTGCGGCCGGGCGACCGTATCGTGGCCGTGGACGGCGCCCCGGTGCGGACCTGGGCCGAGACCTCGACGAGGATCAGCGAGGGCACCGGACGGGAGATCGCGCTGACCGTCGAACGCGGCGGGGAACGCCTCGTTCTGCGGGTCAAGCCCATGGAGGTGGATGGGCGGGCGGTGATCGGCATCCGCCCGATGGTGGAGCCTCGCCCGGTAGGCGTGGTAACGGCCCTGGGCGAAGGCGTGCGCTATACGTGGTGGTTTATCACCCTCATCTTCGGCTTCATCGGGCAGATGCTCTTCCACCAGACGCCCGCCGAACTGGCCGGGCCGGTGCGGATCGTGGCCGAGATCGGTGACGTCGCGAACCGGTTCGGTTTCTTGGCCCTGTTGCAGCTGGCGGCCTTCCTGAGCGTGAACCTGGGCCTTTTCAACCTTTTCCCGATTCCGGCCCTGGACGGCAGCCGCCTGATGTTCCTGGCATGGGAGGGCATAAGCGGCCGGCCGGTGAACCCGGAGAAGGAGGGCTTCATTCACCTCATCGGCTTCGGACTGCTGTTGGTCCTGATGGTCGTGGTCACCTACAACGACATCATGCAATTGATAATGTGAGCGGGGTCTTACCGTGGGAGTGATCGAACGCCGCCGGAG
It contains:
- the rseP gene encoding RIP metalloprotease RseP; translated protein: MTTFVAAVFVFGLLIFIHELGHFLVAKRSGILVHEFALGFGPKLAGIKRGDTLYSIRAFPLGGFVRMAGMDPNEDEAKIGPGRSFKEKPVWKRMAVIFAGPLMNLVLAAVLLAVVFLFQGLPMATTTVGEVLPDRPALAAGVRPGDRIVAVDGAPVRTWAETSTRISEGTGREIALTVERGGERLVLRVKPMEVDGRAVIGIRPMVEPRPVGVVTALGEGVRYTWWFITLIFGFIGQMLFHQTPAELAGPVRIVAEIGDVANRFGFLALLQLAAFLSVNLGLFNLFPIPALDGSRLMFLAWEGISGRPVNPEKEGFIHLIGFGLLLVLMVVVTYNDIMQLIM